A single genomic interval of Trichosurus vulpecula isolate mTriVul1 chromosome 6, mTriVul1.pri, whole genome shotgun sequence harbors:
- the RPL27A gene encoding 60S ribosomal protein L27a: MPSRLRKTRKLRGHVSHGHGRIGKHRKHPGGRGNAGGLHHHRINFDKYHPGYFGKVGMRHYHLKKNQSYCPTVNLDKLWTLVSEQTRINAAKNKEGLAPIIDVVRSGYYKVLGKGKLPKQPVIVKAKFFSRRAEEKIKGVGGACVLVA; encoded by the exons ATG CCTTCCCGACTAAGGAAGACGCGGAAGCTCCGCGGGCACGTCAGCCACGGCCACGGGCGCATCG GCAAGCACCGGAAGCACCCCGGAGGCCGCGGGAATGCAGGAGGGCTGCACCATCACCGGATCAACTTCGACAAATA TCATCCAGGTTACTTTGGGAAAGTGGGTATGAGGCATTACCACTTGAAGAAGAACCAGAGCTACTGCCCAACTGTCAACCTTGATAAGCTGTGGACGCTAGTCAGTGAGCAGACCAGGATTAATGCTGCCAAAAACAAGGAGGGGCTTGCCCCTATCATTGATGTTGTACGGTCG GGCTATTACAAAGTTCTAGGAAAAGGGAAACTCCCCAAGCAGCCAGTCATCGTGAAGGCAAAGTTCTTCAGCAGAAGAGCAGAGGAAAAAATCAAGGGTGTTGGTGGAGCCTGTGTCCTTGTGGCATAA